One genomic region from Sphingomonas paeninsulae encodes:
- a CDS encoding alpha/beta fold hydrolase produces MSQYFASQGFAVLQPEFRGSSGYGDAWFQRNGFQSWRIAIGDVNDAGRWLVKQGIADPARLAVVGWSYGGYAALQSAVIAPDLFKAVVAIAPVTDLAMLKREAAGWTDQNLLQEFIGSGANIIAGSPAPNAEKIKVPVLLIHGTMDANVEYSESVFMASRLRAAGGKVDLIIFKGLDHQLEDSDARATLLTASVGFISATWKK; encoded by the coding sequence ATTTCGCAGTATTTTGCAAGTCAGGGTTTTGCTGTGCTGCAACCGGAGTTTCGCGGATCATCGGGTTATGGAGACGCTTGGTTTCAACGGAACGGGTTTCAATCGTGGCGGATCGCAATTGGCGACGTAAATGATGCGGGGCGCTGGCTGGTCAAGCAGGGTATTGCCGATCCTGCCCGGCTTGCAGTCGTCGGCTGGTCATATGGCGGTTATGCGGCCTTGCAGTCTGCAGTGATAGCGCCCGATCTTTTTAAAGCAGTCGTGGCAATTGCGCCAGTCACTGATTTAGCAATGTTGAAACGTGAAGCGGCTGGTTGGACGGACCAGAATCTTTTGCAGGAGTTCATTGGATCGGGCGCTAACATTATTGCTGGATCACCGGCACCAAACGCTGAGAAGATCAAAGTGCCAGTATTGCTGATCCACGGCACAATGGATGCCAACGTTGAATATTCAGAGTCGGTATTCATGGCGTCTCGGCTGAGGGCGGCTGGCGGTAAAGTCGATTTGATTATCTTTAAAGGACTTGATCACCAGCTTGAAGACTCAGATGCCCGGGCCACACTTTTGACTGCCAGCGTCGGCTTCATTTCGGCCACTTGGAAAAAATGA
- a CDS encoding diacylglycerol/lipid kinase family protein: MIIKSVPREAVLIVNAHSRRGEALFEQAKEKLQAAGVTLLAAHAVHDPEKLTDVVRQAVRDGAPMVIVGGGDGSLSGTVDDLVGKDCVFAVLPLGTANSFARTLGLPLDLDGAIKAIATGQRRRIDLGLIDNDYFVNAAALGLSPMIGESVPHSLKKYLGRLGYLIWAVWCFLSFRPFRLIIDDGTQEYRMWATEVRIFNGRFHGGVELTENTDVDSGDIVIQAVTGRNRARLALDWYAKFFKLRSRDAHTQDFRGKSLKLDTRPHHHISIDGELLARTPVTVSIAARAIDVVVPLRNAQLNRLSQSFFPSGRNEADAGSQKCGPGI; this comes from the coding sequence ATGATAATAAAATCTGTGCCGCGCGAAGCTGTTTTGATCGTCAACGCCCATTCTCGAAGGGGCGAGGCGCTGTTCGAACAGGCAAAGGAAAAACTGCAAGCCGCCGGTGTAACCCTGCTCGCCGCCCATGCAGTTCATGATCCTGAAAAACTGACCGACGTCGTGCGTCAGGCCGTGCGTGACGGCGCGCCGATGGTCATCGTGGGCGGTGGAGACGGGTCGCTGTCGGGCACTGTCGATGATCTTGTCGGAAAGGACTGCGTATTTGCCGTCCTGCCTTTGGGCACCGCCAACAGCTTTGCCCGCACGCTTGGGCTGCCGCTGGATCTCGATGGAGCCATAAAGGCGATCGCGACAGGACAGCGTCGACGGATCGACCTCGGCCTGATCGACAACGACTATTTCGTCAACGCAGCCGCCCTTGGCCTATCACCGATGATCGGTGAGAGCGTTCCCCATAGTCTAAAAAAATATCTCGGCCGACTAGGTTATCTGATCTGGGCCGTGTGGTGTTTTCTCAGCTTCCGGCCTTTCCGCCTGATAATCGACGACGGCACGCAGGAATATCGGATGTGGGCAACCGAAGTCCGCATCTTCAATGGACGATTTCATGGGGGCGTCGAGCTTACTGAGAACACCGACGTCGATAGCGGCGACATCGTCATTCAGGCGGTCACAGGCCGCAACCGCGCCAGACTGGCGTTGGACTGGTACGCAAAGTTCTTCAAACTACGGTCGCGTGACGCCCACACACAGGACTTCCGAGGCAAATCGTTAAAGCTGGATACCCGGCCTCATCACCACATCTCGATCGACGGAGAATTACTGGCTCGCACACCCGTAACCGTGAGCATCGCTGCACGAGCTATCGATGTGGTGGTGCCCCTGAGAAATGCGCAATTAAATAGGCTTTCCCAATCATTTTTTCCAAGTGGCCGAAATGAAGCCGACGCTGGCAGTCAAAAGTGTGGCCCGGGCATCTGA
- a CDS encoding metallophosphoesterase family protein — protein sequence MTCIAHLSDIHFGAHDDKIVAATEAWLQKHRPDLVIISGDFTQRARVTEFRAASAYLNRLKAAGLKVLAIPGNHDIPLYDVVSRFVAPLDRYKKYIDNDLCPWFENDRVAVLGINTARSLTIRDGRINHDQIAMIHERFGAVSANKMRILVTHHPLFSMPIGKGGELSEAVGRHEDAVKGASEAGVHVALAGHFHQTYAEAPGKMVEKTGPILVVQAGTATSVRLRNDEPQSFNCLQIDRPNELTLKVVPWDGASFVDGNERRYRLGSDG from the coding sequence GTGACGTGCATTGCCCATCTTTCCGACATTCATTTTGGCGCGCATGACGACAAGATCGTAGCGGCGACCGAAGCGTGGCTGCAAAAGCATCGGCCCGATCTTGTGATTATCAGCGGCGACTTCACGCAGCGTGCACGAGTCACCGAATTTCGGGCGGCATCCGCCTATCTCAATCGGCTGAAGGCGGCGGGGCTGAAGGTGCTGGCGATACCCGGCAACCACGATATCCCGCTTTATGACGTGGTCAGCCGTTTCGTGGCCCCGCTCGACCGGTATAAAAAATATATCGACAATGATCTGTGCCCCTGGTTTGAGAACGATCGTGTTGCCGTTCTGGGGATCAATACCGCCCGTTCACTGACCATCCGCGACGGCCGGATAAACCACGACCAGATTGCAATGATACATGAGCGCTTCGGCGCGGTGTCGGCAAACAAGATGCGAATTCTCGTTACGCATCATCCGTTGTTTTCCATGCCAATTGGCAAAGGCGGCGAGTTGAGCGAGGCGGTCGGACGGCATGAAGACGCAGTGAAGGGAGCCAGCGAAGCGGGTGTACACGTTGCCCTGGCCGGGCATTTTCACCAGACTTATGCCGAAGCGCCCGGAAAAATGGTCGAAAAGACTGGTCCCATCCTCGTGGTTCAGGCGGGAACGGCCACATCGGTTCGGCTTCGGAACGACGAACCGCAGAGTTTCAACTGCCTGCAAATCGACCGCCCGAATGAGCTGACACTGAAAGTCGTTCCATGGGACGGAGCAAGCTTCGTCGATGGTAACGAAAGACGCTATCGGTTGGGCAGCGACGGTTAG
- a CDS encoding PEPxxWA-CTERM sorting domain-containing protein: MKMRNIALAGVAMAATAAALPAAAVPLSFTLTGSRDASFVLDSNPTPTSFSSVILGGNDFGDQISFANVAGTFGGTPGVASISFGTGIVATLNVNSATLGFTQLVGPNLFSGTPENPVFSTGTFNLSGLVSGNSVLTISSLVSAAPEPGIWAMMILGFGMAGAGLRYRRRTTSVSYA; the protein is encoded by the coding sequence ATGAAAATGAGAAACATTGCCTTGGCTGGTGTGGCTATGGCGGCAACGGCGGCGGCCTTACCCGCTGCTGCCGTCCCGCTGTCATTCACGCTGACAGGTTCGAGAGATGCGTCGTTTGTTCTCGATTCCAACCCCACCCCGACGTCGTTCAGTTCGGTCATCCTCGGTGGAAATGATTTCGGCGATCAGATCAGCTTCGCCAATGTCGCCGGAACCTTCGGCGGCACTCCCGGCGTTGCATCGATTAGTTTTGGCACCGGGATTGTTGCCACGCTTAACGTGAACAGCGCCACGCTTGGCTTTACTCAGTTGGTTGGTCCGAACCTGTTTTCAGGAACTCCGGAAAACCCTGTTTTCTCGACCGGCACGTTCAATCTTTCCGGCCTTGTTTCCGGTAACAGCGTTCTGACGATTTCATCGCTGGTCAGCGCCGCACCGGAACCCGGCATCTGGGCAATGATGATCCTCGGTTTCGGCATGGCGGGTGCCGGATTGCGCTATCGTCGTCGGACGACAAGCGTTTCCTACGCCTGA
- a CDS encoding spermidine synthase: protein MTPRELLGSAKVPGGGEELRLFRRGRDYMIVLDRNELMSSRMSGSEEALAVMTCERLGARKKLRLLIGGYGMGFTLRAALAVLDADAQITMAELVPEIIDWARGPMAEMMAGCLDDPRVEIVFDDVAAVIAAEPAAYDAILLDVDNGPDGLTRNENDRLYSMAGLAASKRALKADGVLAIWSAASDAAFSRRLGQSGFKTDEVIVRARSNGAGPRHVIWFASKN from the coding sequence ATGACGCCTCGCGAACTGCTTGGAAGCGCCAAAGTCCCCGGCGGAGGAGAGGAGTTGCGCCTATTCCGACGCGGCCGCGATTACATGATCGTTCTCGACCGCAATGAATTGATGAGCAGCCGGATGAGTGGGTCCGAAGAAGCGCTGGCCGTCATGACGTGTGAACGGCTCGGAGCGCGCAAGAAATTACGGCTGCTGATCGGTGGCTATGGCATGGGCTTCACGCTGCGCGCTGCACTGGCGGTGCTGGATGCCGACGCACAGATCACGATGGCCGAGCTGGTTCCAGAGATCATCGACTGGGCGCGGGGGCCGATGGCTGAAATGATGGCAGGTTGCCTCGACGATCCAAGGGTGGAAATCGTTTTCGATGATGTCGCAGCAGTAATCGCTGCCGAACCGGCGGCTTATGACGCAATCCTACTCGACGTCGACAACGGCCCCGATGGTCTGACCCGCAACGAAAACGACCGGCTTTATTCAATGGCCGGACTGGCGGCATCGAAACGCGCGCTGAAAGCCGACGGTGTGCTGGCGATTTGGTCGGCAGCGTCCGACGCAGCATTTTCACGACGGCTTGGTCAATCAGGATTCAAAACTGACGAGGTTATCGTGCGAGCGCGGAGCAATGGTGCTGGACCACGACACGTTATCTGGTTTGCCAGCAAAAACTAA
- a CDS encoding c-type cytochrome — protein sequence MHRQTTLKCLIAAGLLTACSQNSTSEANVSSDTPAANAVDTLSGAKFADFKGDPGAGAASFAQCKACHVIDAGVNRMGPSLHAVVGRKAGSVEGFRYSPANKASGIVWSEAKLFEFLESPRRVIPGTTMGFAGISDPQKRADIIAYLKAN from the coding sequence ATGCACCGGCAAACTACCCTGAAATGTCTAATCGCCGCTGGCCTGCTCACCGCCTGCTCGCAAAACTCCACAAGCGAGGCCAATGTCTCGAGCGACACACCTGCAGCAAATGCAGTGGACACGCTGAGCGGTGCGAAATTTGCCGATTTCAAGGGCGATCCCGGCGCTGGCGCAGCGTCCTTCGCCCAGTGCAAAGCCTGTCATGTCATAGACGCCGGGGTAAATCGGATGGGACCGTCGCTCCACGCCGTCGTTGGACGAAAGGCCGGGAGCGTCGAAGGATTTCGTTATTCGCCGGCAAACAAGGCGAGCGGTATCGTGTGGAGCGAAGCAAAGCTGTTCGAATTTCTTGAATCGCCGCGTCGTGTCATCCCCGGAACCACAATGGGTTTCGCAGGCATTAGCGATCCACAAAAACGCGCAGACATTATCGCTTATCTGAAAGCAAATTGA
- the pgsA gene encoding CDP-diacylglycerol--glycerol-3-phosphate 3-phosphatidyltransferase, with amino-acid sequence MLTLPNLLTLSRIVTLPLLVWLLWFPHWQLGYALGFALYCLMGITDYFDGYLARAQGAVSKLGQFLDPIADKIMIASVILILVGTGDIAGWHKIAALVILLREIAVSGLREFLAEVRVSVPVSQLAKWKTTLQLVSLGALILAGALPLMLWIKTLGLVSLWAAAVLTVITGWDYLRVGIRHMD; translated from the coding sequence ATGTTGACGCTCCCGAACCTTTTGACCCTGTCGCGAATCGTGACGCTGCCGCTGCTCGTGTGGCTGCTTTGGTTTCCACATTGGCAATTGGGTTATGCGCTCGGTTTCGCGCTCTACTGCCTGATGGGCATCACCGATTATTTCGACGGCTATCTGGCGCGCGCGCAGGGGGCGGTGTCCAAACTGGGCCAGTTCCTCGACCCGATTGCTGATAAGATCATGATCGCATCGGTGATCCTCATTCTGGTCGGCACCGGCGATATCGCAGGTTGGCACAAGATTGCCGCGTTGGTGATTCTGTTGAGAGAGATTGCGGTTTCGGGCCTGCGTGAATTTCTTGCCGAGGTTCGGGTATCGGTGCCGGTGTCGCAACTGGCGAAGTGGAAAACGACGCTGCAACTGGTTTCACTTGGCGCGCTGATCCTTGCAGGTGCGTTGCCGCTGATGTTGTGGATCAAGACGCTGGGTCTTGTTTCGTTATGGGCGGCGGCGGTCCTGACGGTCATTACCGGCTGGGATTATCTGCGGGTCGGCATCCGGCACATGGATTGA
- a CDS encoding MoaD/ThiS family protein: MAKVLYFARFREAIGIGEEEIDLLPSDTSLAALCERLCERGGGYAVAFDDMTKVRGAIDLEMAALDSPLGSAQEIAFFPPVTGG, encoded by the coding sequence GTGGCGAAGGTGCTTTATTTCGCGCGGTTCCGGGAGGCCATCGGCATAGGCGAAGAGGAAATCGACCTTTTGCCGAGCGACACCAGCCTTGCGGCTCTTTGCGAAAGACTGTGCGAACGGGGCGGTGGCTATGCGGTTGCCTTCGACGATATGACCAAGGTGCGCGGTGCGATCGATCTGGAGATGGCTGCGCTGGATTCGCCACTGGGTTCGGCACAGGAAATCGCGTTTTTCCCACCGGTAACGGGCGGATGA
- a CDS encoding molybdenum cofactor biosynthesis protein MoaE, translating into MIHVRIETEAFDAGAELDKLSGLGIGAIASFIGVVRADGGLTSLTLDHYPVMTERALHRLAEQATERWDLSAATIIHRVGTMAPGERIVFVGTSAMHRAAALDGCAFLIDALKTRAPFWKRESFGDGRSNWVEAKQSDDQATARWD; encoded by the coding sequence ATGATCCATGTTCGCATCGAAACCGAAGCATTCGATGCCGGGGCCGAACTCGATAAGCTGAGCGGGTTGGGGATTGGGGCGATCGCGAGTTTTATCGGGGTTGTCCGGGCTGATGGTGGGCTAACTTCGCTAACGCTGGATCATTATCCGGTAATGACGGAACGGGCGCTGCATCGGCTTGCCGAACAGGCGACCGAGCGCTGGGATTTGTCGGCAGCCACAATCATCCATCGCGTCGGAACGATGGCGCCGGGCGAACGCATCGTGTTCGTTGGAACATCCGCAATGCACAGAGCGGCGGCTTTGGACGGCTGCGCGTTCCTGATCGACGCTCTGAAGACCCGCGCACCATTCTGGAAGCGAGAGAGTTTTGGAGACGGGCGCAGCAATTGGGTCGAAGCAAAACAGTCCGACGATCAAGCCACCGCGCGCTGGGACTAA
- a CDS encoding sulfite exporter TauE/SafE family protein, producing the protein MDFITPAYLEALLPFIAVGFAAQLIDGALGMAFGVISNTLLVSVLGLAPARASAGVHLVEMFTTAASGLSHAFHRNIDWSLFSRLVIPGVIGGIGGAYILVHLDASITRPFVMAYLSIIGIMLFARSFGIPTQRKKPRFIAPLGLIGGFLDAAGGGGWGPVVTSNLLIQGTEPRRTIGTVNTAEFFLTVTVSITFIIGLGFEAFTVATMGLLIGGVAAAPLGALLAKRFPTMLLLRMVGVVLIATSLFSLYRALV; encoded by the coding sequence ATGGACTTTATCACGCCCGCCTATCTCGAGGCTCTGTTGCCTTTCATCGCAGTCGGCTTTGCAGCGCAACTTATCGACGGTGCACTGGGCATGGCTTTCGGGGTGATTTCGAACACATTGCTCGTCAGCGTTCTGGGGCTGGCACCGGCACGCGCGTCTGCCGGAGTGCATCTGGTCGAGATGTTCACCACAGCGGCGTCGGGGTTGAGCCATGCTTTCCACCGTAATATCGACTGGTCGTTGTTCAGCCGGCTTGTCATTCCCGGCGTCATTGGCGGTATTGGGGGTGCTTACATACTGGTGCATTTGGACGCGTCGATCACGCGGCCATTTGTCATGGCCTATCTGTCGATCATCGGCATAATGCTGTTCGCGCGGTCGTTCGGCATCCCCACCCAGCGCAAAAAGCCGCGATTCATTGCACCTTTGGGACTGATCGGTGGTTTTCTGGACGCGGCTGGCGGAGGCGGATGGGGTCCGGTCGTCACATCGAACCTGTTGATACAGGGCACCGAACCGCGACGGACCATTGGAACGGTCAACACCGCCGAATTCTTCCTGACCGTCACCGTGTCGATAACTTTCATCATCGGGCTCGGCTTCGAAGCGTTCACCGTGGCGACGATGGGGTTGCTGATCGGCGGCGTCGCGGCTGCGCCACTGGGCGCGCTGCTCGCGAAACGGTTTCCGACGATGCTGCTGCTACGTATGGTCGGCGTGGTGCTGATCGCGACAAGCCTGTTCAGCCTGTACCGGGCGCTGGTTTAG
- the epsC gene encoding serine O-acetyltransferase EpsC, whose protein sequence is MVDKLVSYLESIKSRDPAARSRWEVLLYPGVWAVGFHRVAHWLFRGELYFAARVVNHLGRLFTAIDIHPGAKIGRNLFIDHGFTVIGETTEIGDNVTIYQCVTLGGTNPANGIPGKRHPTISDNVIIGSGAQVLGPINVGVRARIGANSVVTKDVAEGATMVGIPARATLVEAGEYQKGFMPYGTPCSERFDPATQQLEILKCEVEALRTKLATLIEGSESDRRNRA, encoded by the coding sequence ATGGTCGACAAACTCGTTAGCTATCTGGAGTCGATAAAATCACGCGATCCCGCGGCGCGTTCGCGCTGGGAAGTGCTTCTTTATCCCGGCGTATGGGCCGTCGGATTCCACCGGGTTGCCCACTGGCTTTTCCGTGGAGAGTTGTATTTCGCTGCACGGGTGGTGAACCATCTCGGGCGGCTGTTCACAGCGATCGATATTCATCCCGGCGCGAAAATCGGACGCAATCTGTTTATCGACCACGGCTTTACCGTAATCGGTGAAACGACGGAGATCGGTGATAATGTCACGATCTATCAGTGTGTTACGCTGGGCGGCACGAACCCGGCCAACGGTATTCCCGGCAAGCGCCACCCAACGATTTCCGACAATGTCATCATCGGATCGGGCGCGCAGGTTCTGGGACCGATCAACGTGGGCGTCCGTGCGCGGATCGGAGCGAATTCGGTCGTTACCAAAGACGTAGCAGAGGGTGCGACGATGGTCGGCATCCCGGCGCGCGCGACACTGGTCGAGGCTGGCGAGTATCAAAAGGGCTTTATGCCTTATGGGACGCCTTGCAGCGAGCGGTTCGATCCTGCGACCCAGCAGCTCGAAATATTAAAGTGCGAGGTTGAGGCGTTGCGCACGAAACTCGCGACCCTCATCGAAGGGTCGGAGAGCGATCGGCGTAACCGCGCTTAA
- a CDS encoding DUF2794 domain-containing protein: MGTVGPFPHSPLQVGFERAELSRILDLYGRMVAAGHWRDYAMDLGRDAAIFSAFRRTAENPEFRIEKRPALRNRQGQWTLFGQGGVVLRRGHELGPVLAPVERRLMKLVSE; the protein is encoded by the coding sequence ATGGGAACGGTCGGTCCCTTTCCACATAGCCCTTTGCAGGTCGGCTTCGAACGGGCCGAATTGTCGCGCATTCTCGACCTTTACGGGCGGATGGTCGCCGCGGGCCATTGGCGCGACTATGCTATGGATCTTGGCCGCGACGCTGCCATATTTTCCGCATTCCGCCGCACCGCCGAAAACCCCGAGTTCCGCATCGAAAAACGCCCGGCCTTACGCAACCGACAGGGTCAGTGGACGCTTTTCGGTCAGGGGGGCGTGGTCTTGCGCCGGGGTCATGAACTCGGCCCCGTACTCGCGCCGGTCGAACGGCGGCTGATGAAGCTGGTCAGCGAATAA
- the phoB gene encoding phosphate regulon transcriptional regulator PhoB — protein MGRAKMLLVEDDAALAELLVYHFKREDFDVVQTPDGEEALLLAQETPPDIVLLDWMVEGISGLEVCRRLRRMTETANVPIIMLTARGEEEDRVRGLETGADDYVTKPFSPRELVARVGAVLRRVRPGLAGEALIYADIEMDTVGHKVKRSGSMVPLGPTEFRLLKHFLEHPGWVFSRERLLDSVWGHDSDIEPRTVDVHIRRLRKAINDGGRPDIIRTVRSAGYALDSEGRL, from the coding sequence ATGGGCCGCGCCAAAATGTTATTGGTCGAAGACGATGCCGCTCTGGCCGAGTTGCTCGTCTATCATTTCAAACGCGAAGATTTCGATGTGGTGCAGACACCCGACGGTGAGGAAGCATTGCTGCTGGCACAGGAAACGCCGCCCGACATCGTGCTGCTCGACTGGATGGTGGAGGGGATCTCTGGACTGGAAGTCTGTCGTCGCCTGCGTCGTATGACCGAAACCGCCAATGTGCCGATCATCATGCTGACGGCACGCGGCGAGGAGGAAGACCGGGTTCGCGGGCTGGAAACCGGCGCGGACGATTATGTAACCAAACCATTCTCGCCGCGTGAACTGGTCGCGCGCGTTGGTGCGGTTCTGCGCCGCGTGCGCCCCGGACTGGCTGGCGAGGCACTGATCTATGCCGATATCGAAATGGACACGGTCGGCCATAAGGTGAAGCGTTCGGGTTCGATGGTTCCCTTAGGGCCGACCGAATTTCGCCTGCTCAAACACTTCCTCGAGCATCCAGGCTGGGTATTCTCTCGCGAACGATTGCTCGATTCGGTATGGGGCCACGACAGCGATATCGAGCCACGGACGGTCGACGTGCATATCCGTCGCCTTCGCAAAGCGATCAACGATGGGGGGCGGCCCGACATCATCAGGACGGTCCGTTCGGCAGGCTATGCTCTTGATTCGGAGGGGCGGCTCTAA
- the phoU gene encoding phosphate signaling complex protein PhoU translates to MAEHTIKAFDLEIGELRGLISEMGGRAEAAIEKAMAALVRGDTKLAATVVADDAKIDLLETQVEKLAVRIIGLRAPMADDLREVVAALKIAGVIERIGDYAKNIAKRVNTLKEHRKIEAVSVLPAMASIASGMVHDVLDAFAARDAEAALRVCERDREVDDFYNSIFRTLVTYMMENPPTITSAAHLLFVAKNIERIGDHATNVAEMVYFAATGNYMAERERGEPAYGTE, encoded by the coding sequence TTGGCTGAACACACGATCAAGGCTTTCGACCTGGAAATCGGCGAGCTTCGCGGACTCATTTCAGAGATGGGTGGCCGGGCCGAGGCCGCAATCGAAAAAGCGATGGCGGCACTCGTTCGCGGCGATACCAAGCTGGCGGCGACGGTCGTCGCGGACGATGCCAAGATCGACCTGCTGGAAACACAGGTCGAAAAACTTGCGGTTCGCATCATCGGGTTGCGTGCTCCGATGGCCGACGATCTGCGCGAGGTCGTTGCAGCCCTGAAGATCGCTGGCGTGATCGAACGCATCGGCGATTATGCCAAGAACATCGCCAAGCGCGTCAACACGTTGAAGGAACATCGCAAGATCGAGGCTGTATCGGTCCTGCCCGCGATGGCGAGTATCGCCAGTGGAATGGTCCATGACGTCCTCGATGCATTTGCTGCGCGCGATGCCGAAGCAGCATTGCGGGTTTGTGAGCGCGATCGTGAGGTCGATGATTTCTACAACTCGATTTTCCGCACGCTCGTCACTTACATGATGGAAAATCCGCCCACGATCACCAGCGCCGCACACCTGTTGTTCGTCGCAAAGAATATCGAACGGATCGGCGACCATGCGACCAATGTCGCGGAGATGGTCTATTTCGCCGCGACAGGGAATTACATGGCCGAGCGTGAGCGCGGCGAACCAGCCTATGGGACCGAATAA
- a CDS encoding sensor histidine kinase — protein sequence MNSVSTTRIVIALIVTAAIALGVQLAGPNLSAFVTAVLAGVGTLLILTIGRAEIAPMNISRLEPETIHDAEARLVEAIGEPVLVATDGRVRIANAAARTLLGAHIVDEDLRVAIRHPAAAERLAPDAPDGSVELVGLGGRDQRVQMRVATAGLGAGSVERVIHLIDRTTSHAAERARVDFVANASHELRTPLAAILGFIETLDDEKAGSDAEVRGRFLGVMFKEARRMQRLIDDLISLSRIEAEKYQLPETAVELPTLIEEVAGELRDEAGARRADLILKLDDDIPDISADRAQISQVLHNLIGNAYKYGRAPVTLSLTHEGPLIRLSVTDQGEGILPEHLPRLTERFYRVDSGRSRSLGGTGLGLAIVKHIVERHRGRLEIVSKMGVGTTVSILLPPAPSSTVTKPSQN from the coding sequence ATGAATTCTGTGAGCACAACCCGCATCGTCATTGCCCTGATCGTCACGGCCGCGATCGCGCTGGGTGTTCAGCTTGCCGGGCCGAACCTTTCCGCATTTGTCACAGCGGTCCTTGCCGGAGTCGGAACGCTTTTGATCCTGACGATCGGCCGCGCCGAAATCGCTCCCATGAACATTTCGCGGCTGGAGCCGGAAACCATCCACGATGCCGAAGCGCGTCTGGTCGAAGCGATCGGCGAACCTGTGCTGGTCGCCACCGACGGTCGCGTGCGGATTGCGAATGCAGCAGCCCGAACATTGCTTGGTGCCCATATCGTCGATGAAGACCTGCGTGTGGCGATCCGCCATCCCGCCGCCGCCGAAAGGCTGGCCCCCGACGCGCCCGATGGGTCGGTCGAACTCGTTGGTCTGGGTGGCCGTGACCAGCGCGTGCAAATGCGCGTGGCGACAGCCGGCTTGGGCGCCGGTTCGGTAGAGCGGGTTATCCATTTGATCGACCGCACGACAAGCCATGCCGCTGAACGTGCGCGGGTCGATTTCGTCGCCAATGCCAGCCATGAATTGCGCACACCGCTTGCGGCCATCCTCGGCTTCATCGAAACGCTGGACGACGAGAAAGCAGGCAGCGACGCCGAAGTGCGAGGGCGTTTTCTGGGGGTCATGTTCAAGGAAGCGCGGCGGATGCAGCGCCTTATCGACGATCTGATTTCGCTCAGTCGCATTGAGGCGGAAAAGTATCAGCTTCCTGAGACAGCCGTTGAGTTGCCCACACTGATCGAGGAAGTTGCCGGCGAACTGCGTGACGAAGCCGGTGCGCGGCGTGCCGATCTTATCCTAAAACTCGATGACGATATTCCCGATATTTCCGCTGATCGGGCACAAATAAGTCAGGTTCTGCACAATTTAATCGGCAATGCGTACAAATATGGTCGCGCGCCCGTCACACTTTCGCTCACGCATGAGGGTCCGTTGATCCGGCTATCGGTCACGGATCAGGGTGAGGGCATATTACCCGAACATCTGCCGCGCCTGACGGAGCGGTTTTATCGCGTGGATTCAGGGCGCAGCCGATCTCTGGGTGGAACCGGGTTGGGTCTTGCGATCGTAAAGCACATTGTCGAGCGCCATCGCGGCCGACTGGAAATCGTCAGCAAAATGGGCGTCGGAACAACAGTGTCGATATTACTGCCGCCTGCGCCATCGTCGACTGTCACAAAACCATCACAAAACTGA
- a CDS encoding HPr-rel-A system PqqD family peptide chaperone, translating into MRYRADPSALLRVVALDSLTAIYHRRSGQTHLVAEPVPEILAVLGSGDADLSKLIKRLELDDIPDIRSALIERLDEMIAIGLVSVS; encoded by the coding sequence ATGCGCTATCGCGCCGATCCGTCAGCCCTGTTGCGGGTCGTTGCACTCGATAGCCTGACCGCAATTTACCACCGCCGATCGGGGCAAACTCACCTTGTCGCAGAGCCGGTGCCAGAGATTCTGGCTGTATTGGGCAGCGGCGATGCCGACCTCTCCAAACTCATTAAGCGACTGGAGTTGGATGATATTCCCGACATTCGCTCTGCTCTCATCGAGCGGCTGGACGAGATGATCGCCATCGGTCTCGTATCGGTATCATGA